One Alnus glutinosa chromosome 13, dhAlnGlut1.1, whole genome shotgun sequence genomic window, GGCAAGAGCTCACTAAATATTTCTTTACAGAAAAAATGTTATATTCTACACCTTTATCACACTTCCACTTTACTGGACCGATGTGACAGTTTCTATTAACTTTTGGATCAACTCTcgtaaataccccattggtacccgagttttacgtgtttttaaatttagtacttcagttttgttttgtatcataggtggtacctgaattaagggtaaaaacccatttggtacctctgttagattttccgtccgaattttaacggctcaccacgtgtcaaccgctgaggttgacacgtgacactacataaaaaaaaattaaaaattaaaaattgaaatctttagaaaatgattaaaaataataaaattttaaaaaagaaaattaaaaaaagaaaaaaaaagaggggtggctgagccacccccttggccggtctgactggtctggggtggccgaaccacccccggttttggccctagggggtggttcggccaccccctagggccaaaacccataaaaaaaaaaattgagggtttgctcttgggggtggccgaaccaccctctagggccacgggggtggttcggccgccggtctgggggtggccgaaccacccccgtggccctagggggtggttcggccaccccctagggccaaaacccttcaaatttttttttttttttttttttttcaactgtggggtggttcggccaccccagaccggccaagggggtggctgggccacctccttggccaaaatgggggtggccggccacccccatggtggccaaggggggtggctcagccacccctcttcttttttccttttttaattttttttttttaattttttttttaattttattatttttaatcattttctaaagatttcaatttttaatttttaattttttttatgtagtgccacgtgtcaacctcatcggttgacacgtggcgagccgttaaaattcggacggaaaatctaacagaggtaccaaatggttttttacccttaattcaggtactacctatgatacaaaacaaagctgaggtactaaatttaaaaacacgtaaaactcaggtaccaatgaggTATTtatccctttaaaaaaataaaaattaaagattgaTAGACATTGTCACAACAAATCATTAACTTACTGCAATCCGAATAAgataaaagtataatttatagcattactctttgggTGGATTTAACATTGcgattccgtaaaaaaaaaaatgtaattttaaattaaaacgtaaaaataaataatttaaaattgcattttttttaaaattaggaGGTTACCAAAAACCTCAAACCTCTGACCTCTGCATCCAAACATCCACAGTCCCAACAAAGATTGCAATCCACCTGGGCGTAAACTCCGTACCCAAACAAAATGACGATGCCCGTTCTTCAAGCTTCGATGCCTCTGCACACGCTCTCCAAAAGACTCTCCCTTTCCTCTGCTCTCACTCTGCTTCACACTCACCGGTGGAGACCCCTCTCTTGCCAAATGTCCGCCGACTCGTTCCACCTGACTCACTCCATCACCCTGCCGATTCAACTCGCTGAACCCGTCCAGATCGTCGCCGCACCTGGCATTTCCGAGTCCGAGTTCAGGCGagtcacacttttttttttttttttttttttgttccataaTTACGAAAAGAAGATGCTAATTACAGAGCGAATAATATTTTCGTATGATACTCTGAAAAATTTGGTAAGGCTCTGTTTGTTTTCTGTTAAAACCCATGATATAACGTATTGGAAGACCCTCAATTCAACTCAAAAGAGAGGTTAAGATAATGGGTGTCGACCTAATTTTGTTATACTAAACATTCACGTTCATGATATCTTTCCAACATAAAACTTAATTCTTGTTCACTCGCGAGTGAATACTTGTCGGTTTTGAACGACTTTTAGGTGAAACTTGCTGAAAGAGATATGATAAGTTGTCTCTAGgacctttattttattattaagtcgccaaaaagaaagatatatttTCTGGGAAAATGTTAGTGGAATCATTTTCCGTGAAAATGGTTTGTGTAGTGCTTTTCTTTGGACTGGCTGTTGTTGGGAGAGAATATCGATAACTTTCGAAGGATGAACTTGAAATTTAGATTTGAGCTCATTCGTCTGATTTAGTGAGCCTTTGGTAACCTATTAGCATAAGTGATTTTGTGCTAAATGACCGGTTATCCCAAAAGAGAACAATTTTGTGTTTGTGTAGGGGCGTAGACTTTCCGTTAAATAGGCCTAAcgcgtgaaatatttaacttaGATGGGACATTTTCTGCTTTGATACTATTTTAAATCATCAGTTATCTTACAAATTTAAAGTTATAGGAAAAAGTgaatttaattgatattctaCCAGTTTGAATGACAAAATTAGTTTTTGAAGAAGTGCTAATTTCCAATTTTTCCAAAATTGCCTTTTGGGGcacaaaatcactttttgtaTAAGTACCAACAAAAAAACCCTTAATTCATGCTTGGCCATTTGGTGTTgcttagatggttcctggttttGCAGGACTGCTATTAATTCCTCCTTGTTCAAGCAGTGGTTAAGGAACTTGCAAAGTGAAACTGGAATTTTAGCTGACAATGCCATGTCTCTGAAACGTGTACTTATCCAGGTAGCTATTCTCATACAGATTCATACACATATAGGTATGTAGGAATGTATGTATATGTGAATCCTAATTTGTAACATTCCGGTATTAACTTCTACTGAATTGTCGCTTGAGATTTGTTATTATCTTTTGATGCATTAGATAAGTTACtgagattgtgatttccatCGTCccttttattcttatttttatgaCAGTCATAATGGAGACTGTAATGTTTTTTCTGACATTTTCTTGTTGGTACCAGGGAGTAGATATGTTTGGAGAGCGCATTGGGTTTCTCAAGTTCAAAGCTGACATTTTTGATAAGGAAACAGGAAAAAAGGTATGTAGTCATCTCCATGCACTGTTCTGAATCTAAATTAATtagattcattttctttaagttAAAGACTGGATGTTTAACTATGTTCAATTAGTGTTTGTTGTGCCTCTTGTTTTATCCCAGTGTAGTGTCTAGCAGAATAGCCTCACTCATGTTCAACGGTTGTTCTTGATTTTCTCCTTTTGTACCTAGATGAACTTCAGGCTTCATATGTCCTGCCTTTGGGAAATATATATCTCATCTGTTGTGGCAATCTTCATACTGTGCATCGATTGCTTCATCCTCTGTTTGTGCTTGGAACTTAAATGTGCTTAGGTTCCAGGTATTGTATTTGCACGAGGACCGGCTGTAGCCATACTGATCCACTTGGAGTCGGATGGTGAGACTTATGCTGTTCTTACTGAacaggttgttttttttttttcctgttgtaCACTACTCTTCTTTATGAAGCCTTACCTAAAATTTATTGagaacataaatattattatatatattagagatTGATCTGAGATGAGCACTACAGTGCTACACAACCCAGACCTTATTGGAAGTTCTTACATGTATAAGGTTAGGGTCCCTGTTGGGAGGCTTATTTTGGAATTGCCTGCTGGAATGTTGGATGATGACAAGGGTGATTTTGTTGGCACTGCAGCTCGagaggtctctctctctctctctctctctctctctctctctctcttgcacaGAATACACGTATTAGAATGTGCATGCGTGTCTGTGTATCTATCTTACCCTTTTTTCCTGTGCATGTAATCTCTGTCATATCTGTTAATCTATATTATCACCCATCAACTAGTTTTGCAAAGTTTTAAATGTATGATTTTGATCTTCTGATTATGACAGGTTGAGGAGGAAACTGGTATACACTTAAATCTAGAAGACATGGTTGATCTCACAGCCTTCCTGGATCCAGTAACTGGATGCAGAGTCTTTCCTTCTCCTGTAAGCTGGCGATGTTCATTGTTCTGGTATACGTTTCCGTTTTTTGAAGTTTGGGTTGAGGAATTAGTGCACATAGAAACCAGGATTTCAAGATTCACTTGTTACAAAAGTGCCATTGAAGGTTATTTACCTAACAAAAAGTGTCATTGGGGGTTGGAGActgttaattatatttatataataatttattttattggcaTTCCAAGAATAGAAAGTCCAGGAATCATTGCTTAAGAGCACGTGTGTGCATAGAGTAGTTCTAACCTGACCTTAGCATTGGGTGTTAAGGTCAGGTTAGAACTctgtatatatatgttatgacttcttgaagaaaatgaagaaattagcCTCTGTAATTCTGTTTATTAGTTTCACTTCCTTTTTCATGGCTAGGGAGGGTGCGATGAAGAAATTAGCCTGTTTCTGTACAGGGGGCATGTGGATAAAGAGATCATCATGCAACTGCAAGGAAAAGAAACAGGTCTTCGTGACCATGGTGAGCTGATTAAGGTTCGTGTGGTTCCCTATAAAAACCTCTGGCGCATGACAGCCGATGCAAAGGTTCTAATGGCCATTGCTCTCTACGAAATGGCTAAGAGAGAAGGTCTACTGCCTCCATGAAGACCCAATTGCTTATTTTTCTAGACCCTAAACTTTTCATGTGGGGTCAGAGTACTCACCAACTTTTGGTTTATGGAATGATGGACCCTAATCATTCTAAATTCTGAAGGAATTTGTTCACCTGTTGCAGAACATTGTTATTGTTACTGTTGTCAGATGAATGATCATTTCTTCAGTTTCCCTCGAATGGCCAATGAGCTTTAGCCCAAATGCTACttcctccctttgtagcaaggtggaAGGTGAGGTCGTGGATTCAAGTTCTACCGGATGcgtgtaacttaccaataaaataaaataaaaaattccttgAATGGATATTTCAGGATGGAGAATGGAATTCTATAATTGTTGCCTCTCATCCTCTCATTTCTTCAATATGGCAGAAAACTTCTGATTCATCTTTCATATTCTCTTTTGTTCTCTTCGGTAGGGATATTCCTACAACAGGTTTGGCTACTACTGTCGTGGAAAAATGCTTGAcatcctaacatttttttttagaatttgattttaaCTTAATCTGTCACAATCttatgagattgtggcacattttctaaaatgatagatctcatgagattgtgacacatcaggttgaaatcaaattttaaaaaaaagtgtttgaatgtCTAACGTTCCTCGCTGTCGTGAGTTGGAAGTTCAGACATGTAGATGAACATGTTACGATCATGATCCTAATCTTAAGTGTCTTACATGacttaagtacaattttaattatgtgtatACAAGCTTTTGAACACCTTACAAGCCTTTTAAGGGTGAGTTTTACGTGAAGCTTATATCATTTAGTATTAGAGTTTGGCTACCACGTCGATAATAAGATCAGATGCAGCTCATTGAGTATGGGATCAAAGAGGTTGTTACTATGTATGAGGATAATGTTAAATCATTGAATACTGATAGGTGAGTCAAGTTGCCAAAAAAGAAATGGTTACCATCATGTCAGTGTTGATAGGATGGACCGTTGAACATCGACTGTAAAGTGTAGTGGCATGTTATAATCTTAAATGTCTCACATGATTGATGTATAATTTTAATCGGTGTATAAAATACTCTTGAGCACCATCTCCCTACAAGCTGGTTTTCAAGAGCATGTTGGGCTTAATAGGCTTTCttgaaaatttctcaaatttttttttttttaatgaataatggATATAAATGCAAGCATCCGATATTTCAACACTACAACAGAGCTGGGGACCTAGCGGTTATGTGCTCATTTCTCCTCATTAATGCTTGGGGCTCAAATCTCCCATTAACGTGCTTTATAGGATTGAGGTCAAACTCTCTTTCACTTCTACTTGAGGGAGTATTTACATAAATCAATCGCTCAAACACACTCAAAGCATTAGAATTGCAACCTGACTGACCCAAATATCAGAAGCTCCGACTGTGTACCACAGTTGGATTTGAGGGGGGCTAGGATCTCACTTGCAGTCCTCCATAGAAGAGGTATTATAAATTGAAGATCATTGTAGCCAGTACTGTCTTGACAGAGAGAAGGTGACGTGTGGTTGGCGATCGTGCCGAATTGTTCAGACCCTAATTTTAACAACCTAAGAAAAGGGGAAAGAAGATTAAGGTAAACAAGCTTCCGAAGTAAACAAGATCTAGATCCAAGTACTTCACCAAATGTGAATGCGCCATAGCCCTATTTCAGCAGCTTGCCCATAACTGAGACTACAAAAGAAGAGGCCTTGTGCTCTTATCATTCAGTAGATGTAATGCTGTCTTTGTTTCTTACAGACAAAAACTTCCAATTATTAGAACACACAAGATTATGAAAACTACAATCTCTTCACCAGGAGTCTGAGGCGCCTATGATATTTAGCTGAAGTATGTGTAGGGTTTTACTTGTGATTTCAAACCTTGCTGATTGCAAAATCTGTGTCACTTGATTCCCATATGGTGGTTCCATCACAAGTACAGATCTTTTTGTAGTTCTCACCAACCCCGGCACTTCTAGCAATTACTGCAGCTGTTAAGCCTGGATCTGATTTATCTTCAGTTCCATGTATCACTATAGATCGCCCAATGAGATCTGCAATCCTCAGCTTCTCTTTGATGCCTGAGAAGAAGGCCTCACCTTTCTCATCAGCATATAATGTTCCCAGGTCGCCAAGCGGCtgaaaaaagtaagaaacaTCAATTACAAATGCCATCATAACATGATCATAAAGAGAGGGATTTTGTCATCATTATTAAATTGGGCATCAGGTTCTATTGTATTTGGTTAGTTGAGGAtgcaatcttttcttctttttggtaaGTTAGGGTTGGGCATTTACAGTTTTTCGTACTCAATAGTTGCAGATTTACTCGTTTTCAGTTGTGGTAGAAAAGATCAGTGAATGGGCTATTTAGGACATTTTCAATCTTTAGAAGGCCATCTATGACAGATGAGGTCTAGATTGAACCTCCCAAATCCTTAGCAAATTCAGCAGTACGCTCGTCTTCAAGTGTTACAGATTGCTTTACATACATAGCATCTCAGAAGCGCACAAAAGATGGGGAAAAGAGGGTAAATTATAGTGGTGACTTTTGTTGTGTCTATTGTATGGGAAGCTGTCACAGCATAACCCTTTAATCAATCAAGTAATTAAATCTAAACTACATACCATTGCTCTTTACCAGCATAGACCCTGACTGATTAGTATGTTTCCCCAAAGATATTAAGGAATATGAACTGTGCAAGACGGTGTCTATGAATCCAACATGACTCCATAAATTTTGTTTCTGTACGGTAATACTTCTACAGAAACCAGTAAATTAACATAAACACAAAGATCATAGTTTGATCGCCATCACCTGCAGACACATAATTGTGCCCTTTACATAGTAGGATATAGTTGTAGGCCATTAAGCTATATGCACTAATCAAGCAATACAATCAGTTAAACCAAATATAGTCATTTGATGGTTGGTAAAGTGAGATTAGTACTTACCAGTGCTTGGTGATGATCACAAAGTAACAATTTGGAGAAGGCAAGTGTTgggaaagagggaaaaaaaaaagaaaaagaaaatagagagcaAACCTTTTCTGCTTTTCCTCCATTTTCTGGATTAAACACTTTTCCAGTGCTTGCTCCACCTCTTGTCAGATCTCCAAATTCATTAATAGACCAACCATGTTTTCCAGGAGACAACCCACTAAAGTTGGCTTCAATCCTAGCCAATTCCATATTCACCTGAGCCAAGCGAGCCACGCCAAAAATCTCTGGACCTTTGAATTCCGCAACAGCAgcagaaattaaaaaatctgTAAAAGCAAGGATATATACTTCAGaaacttcaataatttttcGAGAAGACACCCAAAAGCCATAACAAAGagaaattaatataatatcacTTCTGAAGTGCAAGTTCATCCTGCAATTGTAGGAAACTAAGATTAAAAGCGTCGTTAATATATAACAAActtttacttacaaaaaaaaaaaagcgtcgTTGAATCGTCATGATAAAACAACTAGAAATCATTGCAGATAAAACAAACAGGCTATTAGTTGCTATGTGTTCATGAAGAGAGGATACAGTATAAGATGCCTTTTTAATGGTGATTTACTTCggttttaaagtttaaacaaaCAAGGTAACTTTCTTAAGGTGGAGAAAAGGCATTAGAAGGCAGATGACGACGCATGACATAGTTAACATGCCCAgctaaattattaacaaaaagaaCGACACCAAGCAGAGCAGTATTCATATCAAGAAGcaagttgaatttgaaaaaaaaaaacaaaaacaaaaaaaaacaaaaaccttaatTAAGATTAGAGTTGCAACCTTCAGGAACCCCTTGCCCAATTAATCGGGCTTTTCGGCCCGTCTGCTCTAAAGCTTCAGTCATGGTCTTCACAGGCGTTGAACCAAGAATCCTCACCACTTGATTGCTCAAGTCCACCTCAACATTTTTTATCCCTATAATTAATTCACCAGAAGGTCAAAGAACATATCATAAACCTGAATAAGGCGAAGAGgaaaccaaaaacaagaagACTACTGAGAAAATTAAATACTAGTTCATATTACCTACCATTAACAGCCTGTAACTTATTCTTGACAGCGTTGACACAACCCTCACATTTCATATCCACCATGTACTCTGTCTGATACCAAATCAATACCAAAGTTTAACACTTCCAACATAATCACTTAATTTTAGATGAAAATTTCAttcatctaaaaagaaaaaaatacaacataatcactTAATTTCCATCACCATgtcagagaaaacaaaagaaaaagcagAAATAGAAAGAGTTGACCGCTTCGAGGGGGTCGGGCCTCCACAAATTGCTTATAGTAATTGGCTGAAATCCTTCTTCAATGAATTGCCATAAGGCATCTACAACCAATATATAGAAGAAAATCATGGCatattcaggaaagaaaataTAGGGTTTCCTAGCATCAATCTTAATATCATCCAAAAGGAAAACTCAATTTTAATAACCATCTCAATCcccaagaaaacaaaataaatagaaaatctatgaaaaaaatcaacaaatacCAGGAGCAATATCGTACttatatgaaaacaaaaacaattatattaacaggaaaaaaaaaaaaaaaaaacttaccagTAGCTCTGGCAAGACAGCATCACCCTGAGgattaaaaaattaagcaatTTTAAAAATCTGATTGAAACCCATTAATatagaaaggaaaagaagaaatgggTTGCAAAGAATAGCGAACCTGAGAGGTGGCTTTGAGGTCAGATGTGGGGGCGTCCATGTGGAGAACCGAGGGCTTGTCAGCGAAACTCTTGACGAGGCCAAACCGAGTTGGGGTTGGGTTTGTTGGTGGGGAGGAAAAGGAGAGGTTTTTGGTTTTGGGGAACTGAGAAGATTGAGAGGAAGAGGTAGAGGAGAGAGCAAAGGCTGCTATGGCAGTGGTTGTTGTGGCCACTGACCTGAGAAATGCCATGCTTTTATTCTCAGCTCCTCGTTTTAGATTCACTTCACTTTTCTTGTTTATGTTAGTTTGGCTCGCCGTTGTGTCACTTTCCTCTAGATGAAtccatggtttttttttttttttttttttttttttttttttttaatttaaaatcaatgataaaaaaaaaaaaaagtttaaaacaaaaaacaaagaagcatTTCCAAGGAACATATATGTAAAGCCATTTTTCAACTTATAATTTTTCAACGATCTAAAATTAattctttataaaaattttactttatgTCTGTCAAacagtattttaattttttttaggggccaaagtaaagaaaaaaagaggcttaaaatgtttctttttaacaaatttaaaagctaaaaaagacatttttaagaaatatatatatatatatatatatatattttgtgtggATGGGGCTAGAGGGAGCCATGACCCCACTAGGCCCTTCTCTAGCTCCATCTTTGttctcacatatatttttaatagaattaaattattattattttgaacaaatagaattaaattattaatgcatGCATAAGAGAATTACGtgttatatataaaaacatatgTCAATATGATAAATTGAGTTAAAAAAATTTTTCCGACTCAATTTAGACTAAAACTTTGACGTTAGTGTTAAGATAAATGTTGTTTTTTCTAAACTTttcaagttaattaaaatttgttaaGAAGATAATA contains:
- the LOC133854762 gene encoding nudix hydrolase 14, chloroplastic isoform X3, with the protein product MTMPVLQASMPLHTLSKRLSLSSALTLLHTHRWRPLSCQMSADSFHLTHSITLPIQLAEPVQIVAAPGISESEFRTAINSSLFKQWLRNLQSETGILADNAMSLKRVLIQGVDMFGERIGFLKFKADIFDKETGKKVRVPVGRLILELPAGMLDDDKGDFVGTAAREVEEETGIHLNLEDMVDLTAFLDPVTGCRVFPSPGGCDEEISLFLYRGHVDKEIIMQLQGKETGLRDHGELIKVRVVPYKNLWRMTADAKVLMAIALYEMAKREGLLPP
- the LOC133854762 gene encoding nudix hydrolase 14, chloroplastic isoform X1, coding for MTMPVLQASMPLHTLSKRLSLSSALTLLHTHRWRPLSCQMSADSFHLTHSITLPIQLAEPVQIVAAPGISESEFRTAINSSLFKQWLRNLQSETGILADNAMSLKRVLIQGVDMFGERIGFLKFKADIFDKETGKKVPGIVFARGPAVAILIHLESDGETYAVLTEQVRVPVGRLILELPAGMLDDDKGDFVGTAAREVEEETGIHLNLEDMVDLTAFLDPVTGCRVFPSPGGCDEEISLFLYRGHVDKEIIMQLQGKETGLRDHGELIKVRVVPYKNLWRMTADAKVLMAIALYEMAKREGLLPP
- the LOC133854762 gene encoding nudix hydrolase 14, chloroplastic isoform X2, giving the protein MTMPVLQASMPLHTLSKRLSLSSALTLLHTHRWRPLSCQMSADSFHLTHSITLPIQLAEPVQIVAAPGISESEFRTAINSSLFKQWLRNLQSETGILADNAMSLKRVLIQGVDMFGERIGFLKFKADIFDKETGKKVPGIVFARGPAVAILIHLESDGETYAVLTEQVRVPVGRLILELPAGMLDDDKGDFVGTAAREVEEETGIHLNLEDMVDLTAFLDPVTGCRVFPSPVSWRCSLFWEGAMKKLACFCTGGMWIKRSSCNCKEKKQVFVTMVS
- the LOC133854612 gene encoding copper chaperone for superoxide dismutase, chloroplastic/cytosolic translates to MAFLRSVATTTTAIAAFALSSTSSSQSSQFPKTKNLSFSSPPTNPTPTRFGLVKSFADKPSVLHMDAPTSDLKATSQGDAVLPELLTEYMVDMKCEGCVNAVKNKLQAVNGIKNVEVDLSNQVVRILGSTPVKTMTEALEQTGRKARLIGQGVPEDFLISAAVAEFKGPEIFGVARLAQVNMELARIEANFSGLSPGKHGWSINEFGDLTRGGASTGKVFNPENGGKAEKPLGDLGTLYADEKGEAFFSGIKEKLRIADLIGRSIVIHGTEDKSDPGLTAAVIARSAGVGENYKKICTCDGTTIWESSDTDFAISKV